In Paraburkholderia sprentiae WSM5005, a genomic segment contains:
- a CDS encoding CitMHS family transporter: protein MLPLLGLATIVVLLGAILSKRMSPLVALIIVPIAASLIGGFGFHTSKFVIDGLKSLAPVVGMFVFAILYFGTITDAGTLDPIIERILRAVGTRPTRIVMGTTLLALLIHLDGSGAVCFLVTIPAMLPLYDRLKMDRRVLAAAVSMAAGINFLPWTGPMIRASASLHLPISALFNPLIPVQAIGLVFVFSMAYWLGRREEKRLGLSAASGAVPMPQRQLTPEEQALRRPRNFWFNIGLTLVVLGTMVAMGEKIPPAIMFMVGLCIALMVNYPNVDMQRKRIDAHARAALMMAGILLAAGVFTGVMQGSGMLKAMAQAAVGFVPPAMASHIPVVLGLLSMPLSMLFDPDSFYFGVLPVIAEVAGQLGVPAVHVGQAALLGQMTTGFPVSPLTPATFLVVGLCGIDLADHQRFTFPLLFGASVVMTIACVALGIFPL from the coding sequence ATGCTGCCATTGCTGGGGCTGGCTACCATCGTCGTGCTGCTCGGCGCGATCCTGTCCAAACGCATGTCGCCGCTCGTGGCGCTCATCATCGTGCCGATTGCCGCGTCGCTGATCGGCGGATTCGGTTTTCATACGAGCAAGTTCGTGATCGACGGCCTGAAGAGCCTCGCGCCGGTCGTCGGCATGTTCGTGTTCGCGATCCTGTACTTCGGCACCATTACCGACGCGGGCACGCTCGACCCGATCATCGAGCGCATCCTGCGCGCGGTCGGCACGCGGCCCACGCGCATCGTGATGGGCACCACGCTGCTCGCGCTGCTGATCCACCTCGACGGCTCCGGCGCCGTCTGCTTCCTCGTCACGATCCCCGCGATGCTGCCGCTCTACGACCGCCTGAAGATGGACCGGCGCGTGCTCGCCGCGGCGGTATCGATGGCGGCCGGCATCAATTTCCTGCCGTGGACGGGGCCGATGATCCGCGCGTCCGCGTCGCTGCATCTGCCGATTTCGGCGCTGTTCAATCCGCTGATTCCGGTGCAGGCAATCGGCCTCGTGTTCGTGTTTTCGATGGCGTACTGGCTCGGGCGGCGCGAGGAAAAGCGCCTCGGCCTGAGCGCCGCGAGCGGCGCCGTGCCGATGCCGCAACGCCAACTGACGCCGGAAGAACAGGCGCTGCGCCGCCCGCGAAACTTCTGGTTCAACATTGGGTTGACGCTCGTCGTGCTCGGTACGATGGTCGCGATGGGTGAGAAGATTCCGCCGGCAATCATGTTCATGGTGGGCCTGTGCATCGCGTTGATGGTCAACTACCCGAACGTCGACATGCAGCGCAAGCGGATCGACGCGCACGCGCGCGCCGCGCTGATGATGGCCGGCATCCTGCTCGCGGCCGGCGTGTTCACCGGCGTGATGCAGGGCAGCGGCATGCTGAAGGCGATGGCGCAGGCGGCGGTCGGCTTCGTGCCGCCGGCGATGGCCAGCCATATTCCGGTCGTGCTCGGCCTGCTGTCGATGCCGCTCAGCATGCTGTTCGATCCCGATTCGTTCTATTTCGGCGTACTGCCGGTGATTGCCGAGGTGGCGGGCCAACTCGGCGTGCCCGCGGTGCACGTCGGTCAAGCCGCGTTGCTGGGACAGATGACCACCGGCTTTCCGGTCAGCCCCCTCACGCCCGCGACGTTCCTCGTGGTCGGCCTGTGCGGTATCGATCTGGCCGATCATCAAAGATTCACGTTTCCGCTGCTGTTCGGCGCGTCGGTCGTGATGACGATCGCGTGCGTCGCGCTCGGGATCTTTCCACTGTGA
- a CDS encoding acyclic terpene utilization AtuA family protein yields the protein MTATQLQRVVRIGAGAGYSGDRIEPALELAEHGQLDYLVFECLAERTIAIAQQTRSKDPELGYDPLLEARMRAVLPVAARHGVRIVSNMGAANPLAAARRTAQIARELGLGGLKIAAVTGDDVLDVVRAGDFHFVESGEAVAACQDRLISANAYLGASGIVEALAAGAQIVLTGRVADPSLFVAPLIHAFGWRMDDWPMLGQATVIGHLLECAGQITGGYFADPGFKDVPNLARLGFPIAEVARDGSVVITKLAQSGGLVTEATCKEQLLYEIHDPRRYLQPDVVADFSRVRVEQEGPDRVRVTGGRGTERTATLKVSVAYFDGYIGEGQISYGGPGALARARLALDIVRERLALTGVQTRELRFDLIGLNALHGDTVAAGHGEPYEVRARVTGRTASLAQALRIGNEVETLYTNGPAGGGGVTKAAREVVAVQSVLLPRAYATPAFSLLEA from the coding sequence ATGACAGCCACTCAACTTCAACGGGTCGTGCGCATCGGCGCGGGCGCGGGCTATTCGGGCGATCGTATCGAACCCGCGCTCGAACTCGCGGAACACGGCCAGCTCGACTATCTCGTGTTCGAATGCCTCGCGGAGCGCACGATCGCGATCGCGCAGCAGACGCGCAGCAAGGACCCGGAGCTCGGCTACGACCCGCTGCTCGAAGCGCGCATGCGCGCGGTGCTGCCCGTCGCGGCGCGCCACGGCGTGCGTATCGTGTCGAACATGGGCGCGGCCAATCCGCTCGCGGCGGCGCGCCGGACCGCGCAGATCGCGCGCGAGCTGGGTCTCGGCGGCCTGAAGATTGCGGCGGTCACGGGCGACGACGTGCTCGACGTCGTGCGCGCGGGCGACTTCCATTTCGTCGAATCCGGCGAGGCGGTGGCCGCGTGCCAGGACCGGCTGATTTCGGCCAATGCATATCTCGGCGCGAGCGGGATCGTCGAGGCGCTCGCGGCCGGTGCGCAGATCGTGCTGACCGGACGCGTCGCCGATCCGTCGCTATTCGTTGCGCCGCTGATCCACGCATTCGGCTGGCGCATGGACGACTGGCCGATGCTCGGCCAGGCAACGGTGATCGGCCATCTGCTCGAATGCGCGGGGCAGATCACCGGCGGCTATTTCGCGGATCCCGGCTTCAAGGACGTGCCGAATCTCGCGCGGCTGGGGTTCCCGATCGCCGAAGTTGCGCGCGACGGTTCGGTGGTGATCACGAAGCTCGCGCAAAGTGGCGGGCTCGTGACGGAGGCGACCTGCAAGGAACAGTTGCTGTACGAGATCCACGATCCGCGTCGTTATTTGCAGCCCGACGTGGTCGCCGATTTTTCGCGGGTGCGTGTCGAGCAGGAAGGCCCGGACCGGGTGCGCGTCACTGGCGGTCGCGGTACGGAGCGCACCGCGACGCTGAAAGTGTCGGTTGCGTATTTCGATGGCTATATCGGCGAAGGGCAGATTTCGTACGGCGGACCGGGCGCGCTCGCGCGGGCGCGGCTCGCGCTCGATATCGTGCGCGAACGGCTCGCGCTGACCGGCGTACAGACGCGCGAGTTGCGCTTCGATCTGATCGGCTTGAACGCGCTGCATGGCGACACCGTGGCTGCCGGTCATGGCGAGCCGTACGAGGTGCGCGCGCGCGTGACGGGGCGCACGGCGTCGCTCGCGCAGGCGCTGCGCATCGGCAACGAGGTCGAGACGCTGTACACGAACGGACCGGCGGGCGGGGGCGGCGTGACGAAAGCCGCGCGCGAGGTGGTCGCGGTGCAATCGGTGTTGCTGCCGCGCGCGTATGCGACGCCGGCTTTCTCGCTGCTGGAGGCTTGA
- a CDS encoding AtuA-related protein — MKLRELAHSRTGDKGNTLNISVICYDARHYQRLRDVLTPERVNAHLRDVVHGDVVRHELPGIAAFNFVLGDALGGGVTRSLALDAHGKSLSSALMDLEVGE; from the coding sequence ATGAAACTACGGGAACTGGCCCATTCGCGTACCGGCGACAAGGGCAACACGCTCAATATCTCGGTGATCTGCTACGACGCGCGGCATTACCAGCGCCTGCGCGATGTGCTGACACCCGAGCGCGTCAACGCGCATCTGCGCGATGTGGTCCACGGCGACGTGGTGCGCCACGAGTTGCCGGGCATTGCCGCATTCAACTTCGTGCTCGGCGATGCGCTCGGCGGCGGCGTCACGCGTTCGCTCGCGCTCGATGCGCATGGCAAATCGCTGAGTTCCGCGTTGATGGATCTCGAAGTGGGGGAATGA
- a CDS encoding FadR/GntR family transcriptional regulator — MSSLTEKVVATLSDEIRRGALRPGDRIPTEVAMMKQLSVSRSVVREAISRLQAARIVETRHGIGTFVLAPTAENPMQLPAADLTSMLDVMAIIEFRIDVEAAAAALAASRRTEQNLKQIRTALDRFESELERGSTDTLAHDIEFHLQIARASGNRYFFDVLSQLGRSVSPRTRLGSAEIAELDHIEVLRSVLGEHLMIYRAIERQDADDARAAMRMHLSNSRERLRRAHELTKAGV; from the coding sequence ATGAGCAGCCTAACTGAAAAGGTGGTGGCCACCCTTTCCGATGAAATTCGCCGCGGCGCGCTGAGGCCAGGCGACCGCATCCCCACCGAAGTCGCGATGATGAAGCAGCTGTCCGTGAGCCGCTCCGTGGTCCGCGAGGCGATTTCGCGTCTGCAGGCGGCCAGGATCGTCGAGACGCGCCACGGTATCGGCACGTTCGTGCTCGCGCCCACCGCCGAAAATCCGATGCAGCTGCCCGCCGCCGACCTCACGAGCATGCTCGACGTGATGGCGATCATCGAGTTCCGGATCGACGTCGAAGCGGCCGCGGCAGCGCTCGCGGCATCGCGGCGCACCGAGCAGAACCTCAAGCAGATTCGCACCGCGCTCGATCGCTTCGAGTCGGAGCTGGAGCGCGGCAGCACCGACACGCTCGCGCACGACATCGAGTTTCATCTGCAGATCGCGCGCGCGAGCGGCAACCGCTATTTCTTCGACGTTCTGAGCCAGCTCGGCCGCTCGGTCAGCCCGCGCACGCGGCTTGGTTCGGCCGAGATCGCGGAGCTCGACCATATCGAGGTGTTGCGCAGCGTGCTCGGCGAGCACCTGATGATCTATCGCGCGATCGAGCGTCAGGATGCCGACGATGCGCGCGCCGCGATGCGCATGCATCTGAGCAACAGCCGCGAGCGGCTGCGCCGCGCGCATGAGTTGACGAAGGCCGGGGTGTGA
- a CDS encoding MFS transporter — translation MTSVLTTALDPLQSAVSKVKRNVLPLFLIMFIANYIDRVNIGFVNAHLKTDLGIGAAAYGLGSGLFFIGYALFEVPSNVLMQKFGARAWLTRIMGTWGLVAASMAFVWNDTSFYVLRFLLGVAEAGFFPGVVYYFTQWLPQKERGKAVAIFLSGSAIASVLSGPITGSLLSIRGLGLQGWQWMFLIEGAFSIVLCVVSWLMLKSHIRDAHWLTAEEQRVLEQSIAAEQAEREAKGGARPTTMKLLKDPQIALFCFLYFAIQLTIYAATFWLPTIIRKMGGLSDFQVGMFNAIPWLIAIVAMYGFALVSAKWRHQQAWLAVALVIAAAGLFASTSGNPVFSFVAICFSAIGFKAAASLFWPIPQAYLDARVAAAVLALINSLGNLGGFFAPATFGYLQQHTGSITGGLYGLGVASLLAAAAGFLTRTRRGNRGPLPDSLHGSAH, via the coding sequence TTGACATCAGTTCTGACCACTGCGCTCGACCCGCTGCAATCGGCGGTCTCGAAGGTGAAGCGCAACGTGTTGCCGCTTTTCCTGATCATGTTCATCGCGAACTATATCGACCGTGTGAACATCGGCTTCGTCAACGCGCACCTGAAGACCGATCTTGGCATCGGCGCGGCCGCGTACGGGCTCGGCAGCGGTCTGTTCTTCATCGGCTATGCGCTGTTCGAAGTGCCGTCGAACGTGCTGATGCAGAAGTTCGGCGCGCGTGCGTGGCTCACGCGCATCATGGGCACGTGGGGGCTGGTGGCGGCCTCGATGGCGTTCGTCTGGAACGACACGTCGTTTTACGTGCTGCGGTTCCTGCTCGGCGTCGCCGAGGCAGGCTTCTTTCCCGGCGTCGTCTATTACTTCACGCAGTGGCTGCCGCAAAAAGAACGCGGCAAGGCGGTGGCGATCTTTCTGTCGGGCTCGGCGATCGCGTCGGTGCTGTCCGGTCCGATCACCGGCTCCCTGCTGTCGATTCGCGGCCTTGGCCTGCAAGGCTGGCAGTGGATGTTTCTCATCGAAGGTGCATTCTCGATCGTGCTGTGCGTCGTCAGCTGGCTGATGCTGAAGTCGCATATCCGCGACGCGCACTGGCTCACCGCCGAAGAGCAGCGCGTGCTCGAACAGTCGATCGCGGCCGAACAGGCCGAGCGCGAAGCGAAGGGCGGCGCCCGCCCGACGACGATGAAGCTGCTGAAGGACCCGCAGATCGCACTGTTCTGCTTCCTGTACTTTGCGATCCAACTGACGATCTACGCGGCCACTTTCTGGCTGCCGACGATCATCCGCAAGATGGGCGGCCTGTCCGACTTCCAGGTCGGCATGTTCAACGCGATTCCGTGGCTGATCGCGATCGTCGCGATGTATGGCTTCGCGCTCGTGTCGGCGAAATGGCGCCATCAGCAGGCCTGGCTCGCGGTCGCACTCGTCATTGCGGCGGCTGGCCTGTTCGCGTCGACGTCGGGCAACCCGGTGTTCTCGTTCGTCGCGATCTGCTTCTCGGCGATCGGCTTCAAGGCGGCGGCGTCGCTGTTCTGGCCGATCCCGCAGGCCTACCTCGATGCGCGCGTCGCCGCCGCCGTGCTTGCGCTGATCAATTCGCTCGGCAACCTGGGCGGCTTCTTCGCGCCGGCCACCTTCGGCTATCTGCAGCAGCACACGGGCTCGATCACAGGCGGGCTGTACGGTCTGGGCGTCGCGTCGCTGCTCGCGGCGGCGGCGGGCTTCCTGACACGCACGAGGCGCGGCAATCGCGGCCCGTTGCCCGATTCGTTGCACGGCAGCGCGCATTGA
- the gudD gene encoding glucarate dehydratase has product MSTKPTEPNATPVVTELRVVPVAGRDSMLMNLSGAHGPFFTRNIVILRDSAGHTGVGEVPGGENIRNTIDDARPFVVGQSVGNLQAILNKVRTQFADRDAGGRGLQTFDLRTTIHAVTALEAALLDLLGQHLGVPVAALLGEGQQRDEVEMLGYLFYIGDRNKTDLPYANNAGAGDDWERVRTEVALTPEAVVRLAEAAQARYGFNDFKLKGGVLAGDVEIEAVTALAERFPEARVTLDPNGAWSLAEAVRLCRDKHDVLAYAEDPCGAENGYSGREVMAEFRRATGLPTATNMIATDWRQMGHAIQLQSVDIPLADPHFWTMQGSVRVAQMCNDWGLTWGSHSNNHFDISLAMFTHVAAAAPGKITAIDTHWIWQDGQFLTQDPLQIVGGKVKVPQKPGLGVELDMDALENAHALYQQHGLGARDDGVAMQYLIPNWKFDNKRPCLVR; this is encoded by the coding sequence ATGTCCACCAAACCTACCGAACCGAACGCTACGCCGGTCGTGACCGAATTGCGCGTCGTGCCCGTCGCCGGCCGCGACAGCATGCTGATGAATCTGAGCGGCGCGCATGGCCCGTTCTTCACGCGCAACATCGTGATCCTGCGCGACAGCGCGGGCCATACCGGCGTCGGCGAAGTGCCGGGCGGCGAGAACATCCGCAACACGATCGACGACGCGCGGCCGTTCGTGGTCGGTCAGTCGGTCGGCAATCTGCAGGCGATCCTGAACAAGGTGCGCACGCAGTTCGCTGATCGCGACGCTGGGGGGCGCGGCCTGCAGACCTTCGACCTGCGCACGACGATTCACGCGGTGACCGCGCTCGAAGCCGCGCTGCTCGACCTGCTCGGCCAGCATCTCGGCGTGCCGGTCGCGGCACTGCTCGGCGAAGGCCAGCAGCGCGACGAAGTGGAAATGCTCGGCTACCTGTTCTATATCGGCGATCGCAACAAGACCGATCTGCCGTATGCGAACAACGCCGGCGCGGGGGACGACTGGGAGCGCGTGCGTACCGAAGTCGCGTTGACGCCGGAAGCGGTCGTGCGGCTCGCGGAAGCGGCGCAGGCGCGCTACGGTTTCAACGACTTCAAGCTGAAAGGCGGTGTGCTCGCCGGCGACGTGGAAATCGAGGCCGTGACGGCACTGGCCGAGCGCTTCCCGGAAGCGCGCGTGACGCTCGACCCCAACGGCGCGTGGTCGCTCGCCGAAGCGGTACGCCTGTGCCGTGATAAGCACGACGTGCTCGCTTATGCGGAAGATCCGTGTGGCGCGGAGAACGGCTACTCCGGCCGCGAAGTGATGGCCGAGTTCCGCCGCGCGACCGGCCTGCCGACGGCGACCAACATGATCGCGACCGACTGGCGTCAGATGGGCCACGCAATCCAACTGCAATCCGTCGACATTCCGCTCGCCGACCCGCATTTCTGGACGATGCAGGGCTCGGTGCGCGTCGCGCAGATGTGCAACGACTGGGGTCTCACGTGGGGTTCCCATTCGAACAACCACTTCGACATTTCCCTCGCGATGTTCACGCACGTCGCGGCCGCGGCGCCGGGCAAGATCACCGCGATCGACACGCACTGGATCTGGCAGGACGGTCAATTCCTGACGCAAGATCCGCTGCAGATCGTCGGCGGCAAGGTCAAGGTGCCGCAGAAGCCGGGCCTTGGCGTCGAACTCGATATGGACGCGCTCGAGAACGCGCACGCGCTGTATCAGCAGCACGGCCTTGGCGCGCGCGATGACGGCGTGGCGATGCAATATCTGATTCCGAACTGGAAGTTCGACAACAAGCGTCCGTGCCTCGTGCGTTAA
- a CDS encoding beta-glucosidase family protein yields MSERFIQRRTAAAASIVFILAACGGSNSPNTPAAAPNPASNPPSTQTSAMPWMNTSLSPEARAALLVPAMALADKEEQLTGSNPGILPELPQCYGARHILGLAKYAIPTLRITNGPVGIGQNDCVSPSVSGFAAYTDSSSAKATALPSAIAMAASFDPSVATQFGNVVGVEGGNLALHVFEAPGMNLARLPVGGRNFEYMGEDPYLTGTMGVAEIQAVQAHGMIAMAKHLVANEQETNRMTIQESVDDQTLHELYLLPFEMAVKAGNVGAVMCSYNSVNGFSMCEQKHILSDVLRGQWGFKGYVQSDFFAAHSTAPTMLAGMDNEMPLPQNWSPANLNAALASGQIQTSDIDNALLRRYTQMFRAGIFDRPIAQSAINATADGTVAKQIGEQSAVLLQNNGTLPLNKTVRNVLVVGKTTQVYAQQAVAGGSSVGHPMGSGGGSSDVVALYTVTPVQGIKDTLANLGNTGVQVHLALVDDNNSTGTIDGAAATLADVKTAATGADAVIFMAGSMSEEGADQASFTDSTGLTLDTGKYLNTLDWYAPKSSSITTSSSAKNSNTLALLQTIVAANSNTVLVLKDSAAEALDPSILTGGTSAASAILETWFPGEEDGHIVADLLWGVANPSGKLPVTFPQIGQGFMDSITPFQYPGVSINGSPTVTYSEGLNVGYRWYDAMNKSPAFPFGFGLSYTTFTISNPTVSTGANGTYTVTAVVKNTGSVAGAEVPQVYIALPSAAAEPPRRLVGFQKVSLNAGATQTVSITIDPAAPNHPLSTWNKDSQQWTIPTGSYAVYVGNSSRSLTLAGTITQ; encoded by the coding sequence ATGTCTGAGAGATTCATTCAGAGGAGAACGGCCGCCGCCGCAAGTATCGTGTTCATTCTGGCGGCGTGCGGAGGAAGCAATAGTCCCAACACGCCGGCAGCGGCTCCAAACCCGGCTTCAAATCCACCCTCGACGCAGACATCCGCTATGCCATGGATGAATACGTCACTTTCTCCCGAAGCACGCGCTGCACTGCTTGTTCCCGCCATGGCGCTTGCCGACAAGGAAGAGCAATTAACCGGTTCGAATCCCGGCATCCTGCCCGAGTTGCCGCAGTGTTACGGCGCCCGGCACATTCTTGGGCTGGCGAAGTACGCTATTCCGACGCTGCGAATCACCAATGGGCCTGTCGGTATTGGCCAGAACGACTGCGTTTCTCCTTCCGTATCAGGCTTCGCCGCTTATACGGATTCCAGTTCCGCCAAGGCGACCGCGCTCCCGTCAGCCATCGCCATGGCCGCTTCGTTCGATCCTTCCGTCGCGACCCAGTTTGGCAACGTGGTTGGCGTCGAGGGAGGAAATCTGGCTCTGCACGTGTTCGAAGCGCCGGGTATGAACCTGGCAAGATTGCCCGTGGGGGGACGCAATTTCGAGTACATGGGCGAGGACCCCTATCTCACCGGGACGATGGGTGTCGCGGAAATCCAGGCCGTGCAAGCCCACGGCATGATCGCGATGGCGAAGCACCTGGTGGCGAATGAACAGGAAACGAACCGCATGACGATTCAGGAGAGCGTGGACGATCAAACGTTGCACGAACTCTACCTGCTGCCGTTCGAGATGGCGGTGAAAGCAGGAAACGTCGGCGCCGTTATGTGTTCGTACAACTCGGTGAACGGTTTTTCGATGTGCGAGCAAAAGCACATCCTCTCCGATGTCCTGCGCGGACAATGGGGCTTCAAAGGCTATGTGCAGTCGGACTTCTTTGCCGCGCATAGCACCGCGCCAACCATGCTGGCAGGTATGGATAACGAGATGCCGCTGCCGCAAAACTGGTCGCCCGCGAACCTGAATGCGGCTTTGGCCTCGGGGCAGATCCAGACCTCCGATATCGACAATGCGCTGCTGCGCCGATATACGCAGATGTTCCGCGCGGGTATCTTCGATCGGCCCATTGCCCAGAGCGCTATCAACGCAACGGCTGACGGCACGGTCGCGAAGCAGATCGGCGAGCAGTCGGCCGTGCTGCTGCAGAACAACGGGACGTTGCCGCTGAACAAGACGGTTCGAAACGTGCTCGTGGTCGGCAAAACGACGCAGGTCTATGCTCAGCAAGCGGTGGCTGGCGGCAGCTCGGTCGGTCACCCGATGGGTTCGGGAGGCGGCAGCTCCGACGTCGTCGCCTTGTACACCGTTACACCGGTGCAGGGCATCAAGGACACGCTTGCCAACCTCGGCAATACCGGCGTTCAGGTTCATCTGGCGCTCGTCGACGACAACAATTCGACCGGCACGATCGACGGCGCGGCCGCCACCCTCGCCGACGTCAAGACGGCAGCCACCGGTGCCGACGCCGTCATCTTCATGGCTGGCTCCATGTCGGAGGAAGGGGCCGATCAGGCGAGCTTCACGGACTCGACGGGCCTCACGCTCGACACCGGCAAATACCTCAATACGCTCGACTGGTATGCGCCGAAGTCGAGTTCGATTACCACTTCGAGTTCCGCCAAAAACAGCAACACGCTCGCGTTGCTCCAGACCATCGTCGCGGCAAACAGCAACACCGTGCTCGTTCTGAAGGACAGTGCCGCCGAAGCGCTCGATCCCTCGATCCTCACCGGAGGGACATCCGCGGCGAGCGCGATTCTCGAGACCTGGTTCCCTGGCGAGGAAGATGGGCACATCGTCGCGGATCTGCTGTGGGGCGTGGCGAATCCGTCCGGCAAACTGCCGGTGACGTTCCCGCAGATCGGCCAGGGTTTTATGGATTCGATCACGCCTTTCCAATACCCTGGCGTGTCGATCAACGGAAGCCCGACGGTGACCTATTCGGAAGGGCTGAATGTCGGTTATCGCTGGTATGACGCGATGAATAAGAGCCCGGCATTCCCGTTTGGCTTTGGTCTTTCCTACACGACCTTCACGATTAGCAACCCGACCGTCAGTACCGGAGCGAACGGCACATACACGGTTACCGCGGTCGTGAAGAACACGGGTTCCGTGGCGGGCGCCGAAGTTCCACAGGTGTACATCGCGCTGCCGTCCGCGGCGGCAGAGCCGCCCAGGCGTCTGGTGGGGTTCCAGAAGGTGAGCCTGAACGCCGGGGCAACGCAGACGGTGTCGATCACGATCGATCCAGCCGCGCCGAATCATCCGCTCAGCACCTGGAATAAAGATTCGCAGCAGTGGACGATCCCGACCGGCTCCTACGCTGTGTATGTCGGAAACTCATCACGCAGCCTGACTCTTGCGGGAACCATCACCCAATAG
- a CDS encoding peptidylprolyl isomerase, which translates to MSALVLGATLCLATSAAEKPFVTVNGKPVSQADADLYIGQAHAQGFSDSPQLTDHVRDELIRREVLFQQAQKVGFDRNPAVAARAEAARQKILVQAQATWEIEIVRAYMQDFLKKNPVSDAQLKAMYNDMKAKGGSTEYKVRHILVKDESQAKDLIAKLNQGASFGDLAKESIDSDTRYNGGELGWITSSKVVKPFADAVSNLHKGEYTHSPVKTGYGFHVIEVDDTRPLQVPSFEDMKPMLYQQAQAELVDRMVKNLRAKATVQ; encoded by the coding sequence ATGTCGGCACTTGTGCTCGGTGCAACGCTCTGCCTGGCGACGAGCGCAGCAGAGAAGCCTTTTGTCACGGTAAACGGCAAACCGGTCTCTCAGGCGGACGCCGACTTGTATATCGGACAGGCGCACGCGCAAGGCTTTTCCGATTCGCCTCAATTGACGGACCATGTCCGGGATGAACTGATTCGCCGCGAAGTTCTCTTCCAGCAAGCGCAGAAAGTCGGCTTCGACCGGAACCCGGCAGTCGCGGCACGTGCCGAGGCCGCTCGGCAAAAGATTCTCGTGCAGGCGCAAGCGACGTGGGAGATCGAAATCGTTCGAGCGTACATGCAGGATTTTCTAAAGAAGAATCCTGTCAGTGACGCTCAATTGAAGGCGATGTACAACGACATGAAAGCGAAAGGCGGAAGCACGGAATATAAAGTCCGCCATATCCTCGTCAAAGACGAGAGCCAGGCGAAAGACCTCATTGCGAAGCTCAACCAAGGCGCGTCGTTCGGCGACCTCGCAAAGGAATCGATCGATTCGGACACCAGATACAACGGCGGAGAGCTGGGCTGGATAACTTCGAGCAAGGTGGTCAAACCGTTCGCTGACGCAGTTTCGAATCTGCACAAGGGCGAATACACGCACAGCCCCGTCAAGACCGGTTACGGCTTTCATGTCATCGAAGTCGATGACACTCGCCCGTTGCAGGTGCCGTCCTTCGAAGACATGAAGCCGATGCTGTACCAGCAGGCGCAAGCCGAACTCGTCGACAGAATGGTGAAGAACCTGCGAGCGAAAGCCACCGTTCAGTAA